The sequence TGGGGGGCTGCTGTGGGTGACACAGACCAGGCGCAGGCTTTGGCCCTCCAGGACCAGGAGGGACGTGCCGTTCCCGAGGTTTTCCAGGACTAGGGAAGGAAGGGGCAGAATCCATGTGCAGCTCAGGGCTCCGGGACCCtccagattcctgggccccagttCGGCACCGAGAGGCCCTGGCTCCTCTGTCCCCTTTCCTACCTGTCCTGTTTGCTtgggaaaccatcactctcaggtTCTCTGGAGGATCTGAAATGGAGAGAGGGGACCGGCTCTAGATGGGCCAGGGGCTTCCCTCTGGGTAAAGGGAAGCGtcctggagactgaggtgggggaaGTGGGTGGGATAGAAGGGCAGTGCAGAATCACCCACTGAGTCCCAGACACAAACTGCATGAGGGTCTACACAGGTAAGAATATCAGTCcctggccaggcgaggtggctcatgcccagcactttcggaggccggggcaggcggatcacgaggtcaggagatcgagaccatcctggctaacatggtgaaaccccgtctctactaaaaatacaaaaaatcagccaggagtggtggtgggcgcctgtagtcccagctactggggaggctgaggcaggagaatggcgtgaacctgggaggtggagcttgcagtgagctgagatcatgccactgcactccagcccgagagacagagcaagactctgtctcaaaaaaacaacaaaaaaaagaatgtcagtcCCTGAGACCTGGCGCTCTAGACCCCCTCAGCTCTGGGACCCTGAGCCCAGCCCCTGCATCCCCACCTGTTCTGCCCTCCCGATGGACCCCAGGCCCCTGCTGGGCGCACTCACACTGCACAGAGAGGTCCAGGGCTCGCTGCTGGGAGCCAAGCCTGTTCTCTGCTCGGCAGGTGTAGCGCCCTGAATCCCCGGCCTTCACCCCGGGCAGCTCCAGCCCCAGGGTTCTGGGGCCCCAGGGGTGGGACAAGGAGAGGACTCTGTCCTGCAGGACCCAGCTCAGCGTGGCGGGGGGCTGGCTGTCAGCAGCACAGAGGAGCCGTAGGAACTGGCCTTTCCAGGCTTCCAGATGTGTGAGATTTTCCTGGGGTTTCAAGGCTGAAccggaagagagagagagagagagaggctacAGGGAGGAGCATATCCCCTCACCTTCATGAAAATTTTTCATCTCCTAAAGAGGACTGGcccagtggccgggcgcggtggctcaagcctgtaatcccagcactttgggaggccgagacgggcggatcacgacgtcaggagatcgagaccatcctggttaacacggtgaaaccccgtctctactaaaaaatacaaaaaattagccgggcgaggtggcgggcgcctgtagtcccagctactcgggaggctgaggcaggagaatggcgggaacccgggaggcggagcttgcagtgagctgagatccggccactgcactccagcctgggcgacagagcgagactccgtctcaaaaaaaaaaaaaaaaaaagacgactggcccagccccagccccacggCCCTCAGTACCTGACGTGTTGTCCCGCGAAATGCTGATAACAAGGTCTCTGGGGGCGTCTGTAACAAGATTGTGAGCTGGCTACAGGGAGGGCCAGTTTGTTCCTCTCACCTGGAAAAAACTCCCTCCGGGAAAAGAAAGTGGGAACATCCCAGGAAAGACAAGTGACAACCAGAGCCGGGCCTCACGGGTGTGGACAGAGGACCAGACGCCATTCCCATCCCCCTCCCAGGGCTGAGCCCGCATCCTGGGACCTCACGGCTTCCTCTCCCTGGATGCTCCTGAGCTGGCAGCCGCTCACTGCCCCACTGGgctcctccacctccccacccacCGGGTCTGTCTGCACGCCCCAGCGTCCCAGGCCACACTCACAGGCCACGCGGAGTCGGACGGTCCTCTCTGCGCTCACACCCTTTCTGGAGAAGTCCACGTGGCAGGTGAGGTCGGTGTCGTGGTCCTGGGGGCTGGGCGTGAAGCTGAGCACTGAGAAGTGGGAGGTCGTTGGTTTGGTTCCTTGGGAGGAGAGGGCAGTCCCCGTCCAGGAGAAAGAAGGGGCTGGACATTCCTCAGAGGCCCAGTTAAACACACAGACGACCGTCACCGGCTGCCCGGGCTCCAGAGTCTCAGGGATGTAGACATCAGGCTTCTGAGTCAGGGCTGGGACAGCGACAGGGGTGAGGGGTTCTAATGCTGCAGGGGTCCCTGAGAGCCCTCTCTGCTCAGCCCATAGCCTGCCCCCAGGGTCCCTCTCCAGTGTGAGAGGCAGCGGTTCCCATCCCATTCCATACCTGTTACTTGTAGAAGGAACCCATTGTTCCTGAAATTATATCTCACATATGTTCCTCTCTCCACCCGAAAGAAGTACCGTGCCTCATCCTCCCTCTGCGCGTCTCTGATCACCAAGGAGCAGCTCCCCTTGCCGGGATCCCCAGTGAGCTGGAATCGGCCCCGGGCGCTCATTTCCACCTCTCGACTCTGGTTGTTTGTGGCCACAGGAGCACCCGTATTTGTGTTGGTCCCTTCTTTGAACCAGTAGCCATAAGCAGCAGTAGACTCGTTCCAGCCATCCCAGGGGTAGGAGAGGTTGCAAGGCACCATGACGCACAGGCCCTCCTGCACCGTCACCAGCCTCTGCACTTGAAGACTGTAACTGGGATCCTTGTTCAGGGACCCTGGGGAGATGCAGAGGCTCAGCGGCGGCCCCAGTCCCTGCATGGGACCCCCAACCGCCGACCCACTTACCCGCCCCCAGCACGGGCAgcagcaggggcagcagcagcATCTCTGGGCTCTGGGGCTGGGCCTGTCCCGGGACCATCCGGCTTCTGGGCCGGCCTGGCGGGGAAGGAAACTCCTCGAGCAGGAAGCCTGGCAGAGGGACAGTGACCATCCGCAGAGGAGGAGCCTCGGGAACCGCAATGTCCTGAAAGATCCTCTCCTGACTTCTCCTTTCACAGGGGAAGCAGCAGGGCAGAGGGCATGAGGCCAGCCCCAAACCAGGAAGGAGCCACCCTGGCCAGCCTCGGGCGTGGGCAGTGCTAGGAGGGGACTGTCAGGGGACACAGGTGAGTCATGGCTGCAGGTGAGGTGATGGATGCAGagtcccattcattcattcattcattcattcattctccagGCAAAATCTACTCCATGCAGTGGGGGGAGGCAAAGAAGAGATGACCAACCAATCCCTGCCCACAGGATCCTCACCTCCACTTATGTCAACTCAGGGTCCCTGGGCTCCCGAAAGGCACTCAGCTCCCCTGCGTGTTGTGGGGCCGTCTCGGCAGCTTACAGCAGGCTCCCAGCTCCACAGTGAGTTGGGGGGCAGTGACATAAGACCCCAGTGAACTCAGAGGGCCTCATGCTTGGGGTTTACTGCTCTGAGGTTGCCCTCTGGAGATTCttaataatttatcttttgatCTGTGTTTTGTAAATGAGGTCTAATTGGTTCATGGAGCCCCACTGGGGAACTTGGACCTTGCATCATAGGGTCACAGCTCTGTCCTCTCCCCACCCTGATGCCCAGACTAGTTTGTGGCTCAGCCCAGCCCCGATTACCCACCCGGGCATAGAGGGGGTCTGGGTTGTGCAGACTCAAGGGCAGGGACCCCAGCACCTTTGAGAGTCTGCACTGCCCACCCTCCCGATTCCCCAAGGCTGAGGATTTGGACATTAACTAGCAAATTTAAAACTCCATGAAAAAATGTGGTTTATCCATTTAATGGAGTATTCTTCACCCCTAAAAAGGAATTACATTCTGACACCTGCCAAACACAGATGGTCCTGAGAACactatactaagtgaaagaaaccagacaataCTGCGTGATTCTGTTCATCTGATATGTCCAGAAGTGGCAAAtgtagagacaggaagtagatttGTCATTGTTGGGAGGGGGGGCATGGTGGGAGAGAAGAATGGGAAGTGACAGTTTAATGGGTACATGGTTTCTTTTTTCAGTAATGGGAAAGTTCTGCAACTAGATGGAGCTGATGGTTGCACAAGAATGTGAACGTACTTATTGCCAATGaactgtactttttttcttttttttttccccttttgagtcttgctttgtcacccaggctgagtgcagtggtgcaatctcggctcactgcaacctctgcctcccagtttcaagcagttctcgtgcctcagcctcctgagtggccgggattacaggcatgcaccaccacgcccagctgattgtgcattttaaaatgattaaaataggccggacgcagtggctcacacctgtaatcccagcactttgggaggccaaggcgggcagatcacttgaggtcaggagttcgagaccagcctggtcaacatggtgaaaactcgtctctattaaaaatacaaagattaggcTGGGtacggtagctcaagcctgtaatcctagcactttgggaggctgaggcgggcggatcacaaggtcaggagttcgagaccagcctgaccagcatggtgaaaccccgtctctactaaaaatacaaaaaaattagcctgacatggtggcatgcacctgtagtcccagctactcaagaggctgaggcaagggaattgcttgaacctggtgggcagaggttgcagtgagccgcgatcatgccactgcactccagcctgggcgacagagtgagactctgtctcaaaaaaaaaaaaaaaaaaaattcaactcaatatggatcagagacttaaatctaagatctgaaaccaaaaaattctagaagataacctaggaaaaactcttcaaGACATTGGTCTAGGTAGTGGTATGTATACCATTatcatggaatattactcagccataagaaaaaaatgaaataatgtcttttgcaacaacttcgacggagctggaggccattattccaagtgaagtaactcaggaatgaaaaatcaaatgccatctgttctcacttttaagtgggagctaagctatggatGCGTAAAGGCATACAGAGATCATGGACTATGATGTCATAGAGGCAGAGAGTAGAACAATAGTTATGAGAGCCCTAGAAGGGTGcatgggtgggtaggtggggaATGAAGAGCTCTATCTaacaaatatacagttagatagaaggagtaGTTCTTATGTTtaatagcagagtagggtgactatagttaacagtaacaTATTGTagtggtcgctcatgcctgtaatcccaacaatttgggaggctgagacaggcagattgcttgagcctaggagtttgaggccagcctgagcaacatggtgaaaccccatctctatcaaaaaaaaagtacaaaaattaagtggtggtgcacacctgtagtcccaagttgctcaggaggctgaagtgggaggattgcttgagcttggggagatcaaagctgcagtgagtcatgatcacaccactgcactccagcctgggtgactgagtaaccctgtttttttttttttgagatggagtctcactctgtcactcaggctggagggcagtggtgcgatctcagctcactgcaagctccgcctcccaggttcacgccactctcccgcctcagcctcctgagtagctgggactataggcgcccgccaccacaccgagctaatttttttgtatttttaatagagacagggtttcaccgtgttagccaggatggccttgatctcctgaccttgtgatccgcccgccttggcctcccaaagtgctgggattacaggcatgagccaccgcgtccggcctcagagtgaccctgtcttaaaaataaataaataacatattgtatttttcaaaatagctagaaaagaggatttgaaatgttcccaacatatagaaataatacatgtttgAAGTGACAGATATTCAAATACCATGACTTGATTATACCATATTATATGCATGgcacaaaatatcacatataccccataaatatgtacaaatatcacatattaataaaaataatttttaaaaatcaacaaaccagggctgggcacagtggctcacacctgtaatcccagcactttaggaggccgaggcgggtggatcacctgaggtcagaagttcaagaccagcctggtcaacatggtgaaaccccatctctactaaatatacaaaaaattagccaggcgtggtggcaggcaccagtaatcccagctactcaggaggctgaggcaggagaatcgcttgaacctgagaggtggaggttgtggtgagccaagatcatgccattgtgttccagcctgggcaataacagtgaaacttcatcttaaaaaaaaaaaaaaaatcaacaagccagacacagttgttcacgcctgtaaatgctagcactttgggaggctgggcaggcagatcacctgaggtcaggagttcgagaccagcctgctcaacatgatgaaagtccatctctactaaaaatacaaaaaattagccgggcgtggtggcgggtgcctgtagtcccagctacttgggaggcttaggcaggagaatcacttggcccctgggaggcggaggttgcagtgagctgagactgcgccattgcactccagctggggtgacagagtgagactctgtctcaaaaataaaaaaaaaaataaataaaaatcaacaaaagaaaaagtttcataGGGTAGGATCCAGAAGAGACAATGTGTGGGATTCCAATTGTCCTTTCCCAGTGAAATCATACAGAAAACACTAATGCTAGCAGTAAGGATGAGTGACAACATACACTAAGTATTGTCACCCAGGCGAGCTCACCTGAGCCTCGGTGttcagagttttttgtttgtttgtttttgtttttgtttttttcttttgagacagagtcttgctctgtcacccaggctggagtgcagtggcaccatctctgctcactgcaagctccgcctcccgggttcccgccattctcctgcctcagcctcccgggtagctgggactacaggcgcccgccacctcgccttgctagttttttgtatttttttagtagagacggggtttcactgtgttagccaggatggtctcgatctcctgacctcgtgatccgcccgtctcggcctcccaaagtgctgggattacaggcttgagccacagcgaccggccgtatttttagtagagacggggtttcaccgtgttagccaggatggtctcgatctcctgacctcatgatccacccatctcagcctcccaaaatgctgggattacaggtgtgagccaccacgcctggccggtgTTCAGAGTTTTTACTGGGAGTTGGTCAGGTAGATGTGGCTGACTGCCTGTGTGGTTGACCCAGTTTTTACTCTCTGTGGAGGTACAGCAATAATACATGGTGCAAAGCCCTCACCATAAATCACAGAGTTATTGTAGACTCTTCCAGTGTCCCACTGCCCCctggagaatgaatgaatgagtgaatgaatgggacTCTGCATCCATCACCTCACCTGCAGCCATGACTCACCTGTGTCCCCTGACAGTCCCCTCCTAGCACTGCCCACGCCCGAGGCTGGCCAGGGTGGCTCCTTCCTGGTTTGGGGCTGGCCTCATGCCCTCTGCCCTGCTGCTTCCCCTGTGAAAGGAGAAGTCAGGAGAGGATCTTTCAGGACATTGCGGTTCCTGAGGCTCCTCCTCTGCGGATGGTCACTGTCCCTCTGCCAGGCTTCCTGCTCGAGGAGTTTCCTTCCCCGCCAGGCCAGCCCAGAAGCCGGATGGTCCCGGGACAGGCCCAGCCCCAGAGCCCAGAGATgctgctgctgcccctgctgcTGCCCGTGCTGGGGGCGGGTGAGTGGGTCGGTGGCTGGGGGTCCCATGCAGGGACTGGGGCCGCCGCTGAGCCTCTACATCTCCCCAGGGTCCCTGAACAAGGATCCCAGTTACAGTCTTCAAGTGCAGAGGCTGGTGACGGTGCAGGAGGGCCTGTGCGTCATGGTGCCTTGCAACCTCTCCTACCCCTGGGATGGCTGGAACGAGTCTACTGCTGCTTATGGCTACTGGTTCAAAGAAGGGACCAACACAAATGCGGGTGCTCCTGTGGCCACAAACAACCAGAGTCGAGAGGTGGAAATGAGCGCCCGGGGCCGATTCCAGCTCACTGGGGATCCCGGCAAGGGGAGCTGCTCCTTGGTGATCAGAGACGCGCagagggaggatgaggcacaGTACTTCTTTCGGGTGGAGAGAGGAACATATGTGAGATATAATTTCAGGAACAATGGGTTCCTTCTACAAGTAACAGGTATGGAATGGGATGGGAACCGCTGCCTCTCACACTGGAGAGGGACCCTGGGGGCAGGCTATGGGCTGAGCAGAGAGGGCTCTCAGGGACCCCTGCAGCATTAGAACCCCTCACCCATGTCGCTGTCCCAGCCCTGACTCAGAAGCCTGATGTCTACATCCCTGAGACTCTGGAGCCCGGGCAGCCAGTGACGGTCATCTGTGTGTTTAACTGGGCCTCCGAGGAATGTCCAGCCCCTTCTTTCTCCTGGACGGGGACTGCCCTCTTCTCCCAAGGAACCAAACCAACGACCTCCCACTTCTCAGTGCTCAGCTTCACGCCCAGCCCCCAGGACCACGACACCAACCTCACCTGCCACGTGGACTTCTCCAGAAAGGGTGTGAGCGCACAGAGGACCGTCCGACTCCGCGTGGCCTGTGAGTGTGGCCTGGGACGCTGGGGCGTGCAGACAGACCCGgtgggtggggaggtggaggagcCCAGTGGGGCAGTGGAGCGGCTGCCAGCTCAGGAGCGTCCAGGGAGAGGAAGCCGTGGGGTCCCAGGATGCGGGCTCAGCCCTGGGAGGGGGATGGGAATGGCGTCTGGTCCTCTGTCCTGGAAGCCCAGAAAGGCCAGTTCCTGCGGCTCCTCTGTGCTGCTGACAGCCAGCCCCCCGCCACGCTGAGCTGGGTCCTGCAGGACAGAGTCCTCTCCTTGTCCCACCCCTGGGGCCCCAGAACCCTGGGGCTGGAGCTGCCGGGGGTGAAGGCCGGGGATTCAGGGCGCTACACCTGCCGAGCGGAGAACAGGCTTGGCTCCCAGCAGCGAGCCCTGGACCTCTCTGTGCAGTGTGAGTGCGTCCAGCAGGGGCCTGGGGTCCATCGGGAGGGCAGAACAGGTGGGGATGCAGGGGCTGGGCTCAGGGTCCCAGAGCTGAGGGGATCTGGAGCCCCAGGCCTCGGGGACTGACCTTACCTGGGTAGACCCTCATGCAGTTTGTGTCTGGGACTCAGTGGGTGATTCTGCACTGCCCTTCTATCCCACCCACttcccccacctcagtctccaggaCGCTTCCCTTTACCCAGAGGGAAGCCCCTGGCCCGTCTAGAGCTGGTCCCCTCTCTCCATTTCAGATCCTCCACAGAACCTGAGTGTGATGGTTTCCCAAGCAAACAGGACAGGTAGGAAAGGGGACAGAGGAGCCAGGGCCTCTCGGTGCCGAACTGGGGGCCCAGGAATCTGGAGGGTCCCGGAGCCCTGAGCTGCACATGGATTCTGCCCCTTCCTTCCCTAGTCCTGGAAAACCTCGGGAACGGCACGTCCCTCCTGGTCCTGGAGGGCCAAAGCCTGCGCCTGGTCTGTGTCACCCACAGCAGCCCCCCAGCCAGGCTGAGCTGGACCCAGGGGGGACAGACCGTGGGCTCCTCCCAGCCCTCAGACCCCGGGGTCCTGGAGCTGCCTCGGGTTCAAGTGGAGCAAGAAGGAGGGTTCACCTGCCACGCTCAGCACCCGCTGGGCTCCCAGCACGTCTCTCTCAGGCACTCCGTGCACTGCGAGTGGGGAAAGGGGGGCACCTGGGTCCCAGGAAGGGGCCCCTGCTGAGTCCTGTCCTCCGTCCCACAGACCCCCCACAGCTGCTGGGCCCCTCCTGCTCCTGGGAGGCCGAGGGTCTGCACTGCAGCTGCTCCTCCCAAGCCAGCCCGGCGCCGGCTCTGAGCTAGTGGATTGGTGGGGAGCTGTTGGAGGGGAACAGCAGCCAGGGCTTCTTCGATGTCACCCCCAGCTCAGCCAGGCCCTGGGTCAACAGCTCCCTCAAGCCTCCAAGCGGGGGCTTGGCTCCAACCTCAGGCTCCGCTTCGAGGCCCAGAACGTCCATGGGACCCAGAGCTCTCGTTTCCTGCTGGACAGTCAGGGTGTAGGGTAGGGAGGCCTGGGCTCTCCAGGTCCCACAGCCAAGGGTGTAGGAAGGGCCTGGAGAACCCAGATTGAAGTTGCAATAAGAAAGGAAGGACTCAGGACTGTCGTTTAGCAGGTGAACGGGCCTCATCCCACTTTTCCAGGCAAATCAGGGCCCGTGACGGGGCTGGTTCTGGTGGCTGTCGGGGAGATGGCTACGAAGATCCtgcttctctgcctctgcctcatcctcctcagGTGAGCCCCGCCCCAGGGTCCAAGGGGAGGGGTGGAGAGGGCAGAGGATACACCGCTCAATCCCAGATCTTAATCCTGGGGGTGCTTGGACAGTTTAAGACGCCTGCGGCCAGGCAGAGGCTGAGTTGATCGTGATGATTCCACACGGGCCAATGTTGTCAGTCCCCAACTCTGGACCAATTTCCAGGCTGGGGAGGTTCCTGCTCTCATCGGGGAGGTCCTGGGGGCTACGcctgctctctctgcctcagtgcCCTCCAGCCCCTTAGCAGGGCACAGCGAGGTGAATCTGCTGCCTTCTGAGCCCCAATGCGGCCACACTCACAGGCCCTGGTCTCTTCATCCAGAGTGAGGTCCTGCAGGAGGAAGGCAGCAAGGGCAGCACTGGGCATGCAGGCTGCAGACACTGTCACAGACTAATCTCCAGGTGAGTGTCGTGGGCCTCTTCCCTTCCAACATCCTGCTGGACACCTCCCCCTCGATGGCCCCAAGGATTGCTCCACTCAACGTGGCCATAACTGACTTGTCACCTCCCTTTCCAAGCCCACTTCTCCTGTTCAGAGCCCCATCCCTCTGATGACGTGGTAGCCCCATCTCTAATGTTAAAACCCGGGTGTGGGtgtccaccttgacctccctccctcctctagaTCCCATAAATCACTAGCTCTTGTCCCTCCTCCTAAGTACACGTCACCTTGGAGCCCTTTTCTCCATCCTGGCCCCAGTCATGCCTGGGCCTCACCTCTTCCCTGGTCACTGAACCCTCCTCATCTCTTGCCTCCATCTCTCCCAAAACAGACTCCAGACTGCTTCCAGATGCCTCCTCATCCAGTTCCTCCACTGTCTGAGCGGCCGTGTTTCCTCTGCAGGCCTTGCATGGTCTGTCCTCTGCTGGGCTCTCCTGATCTCTCCTCTCCCTACGTCACCCAACATCTCCCCAAACCCTCTGGGCCAAAGACTCTGTGGCTCTGACACTTGGCATATGTAGTTTCTTCTCCTGAAACGCCCTTCCCTCCCACTCCTGCCAAACTATGTCCAGATCCTCCTTCAggttccccctttttttttttttttgagacacagtctcactttgtcacccaggctggagtgcagtggcatgatctcaactcactgcagcctcccaggttcaagcgattctcctgcctcaacctcctgagtagctgggattacaggcacctgccaccatgtccggctaatttttgtatttttagtagagatggggtttcaccatgttggccaggttggtctcaaactcctagcctcaagtgatccaccctcctcagcctcccaaactgctgggattacaggcatgagccaccgcactgaaCTGTGTGCAGACGTGTCACGTAAGGACCTTTCTGCCAATAACGGACGGCAAATATGACAGTGGtttcataatattctttttttttttttttttctgagatggagtcttgcactgtcgcctgggctggtatgcaatgcaatggtgcaatctcagctcactgcaacctccacttcctaggtttaagcgattctcctgcctcaacctcccaagtagctgggattacaggcagccaccatcacgtccagctaagttttgtgtttttagtagagatggggtttcactatgttggccaggctggtctcgaactcctgacctcgcgatccacccacctcagcctcccaaagtgctgggattacaggtgtgagccaccgtacccggccagtGTTATAAGATTCTAATGCAGCAGAAAGATTCCTATCT comes from Macaca fascicularis isolate 582-1 chromosome 19, T2T-MFA8v1.1 and encodes:
- the SIGLEC16 gene encoding sialic acid-binding Ig-like lectin 16 isoform X9; protein product: MVTVPLPGFLLEEFPSPPGQPRSRMVPGQAQPQSPEMLLLPLLLPVLGAGSLNKDPSYSLQVQRLVTVQEGLCVMVPCNLSYPWDGWNESTAAYGYWFKEGTNTNAGAPVATNNQSREVEMSARGRFQLTGDPGKGSCSLVIRDAQREDEAQYFFRVERGTYVRYNFRNNGFLLQVTALTQKPDVYIPETLEPGQPVTVICVFNWASEECPAPSFSWTGTALFSQGTKPTTSHFSVLSFTPSPQDHDTNLTCHVDFSRKGVSAQRTVRLRVAYPPQNLSVMVSQANRTVLENLGNGTSLLVLEGQSLRLANQGP
- the SIGLEC16 gene encoding sialic acid-binding Ig-like lectin 16 isoform X11, with translation MVTVPLPGFLLEEFPSPPGQPRSRMVPGQAQPQSPEMLLLPLLLPVLGAGSLNKDPSYSLQVQRLVTVQEGLCVMVPCNLSYPWDGWNESTAAYGYWFKEGTNTNAGAPVATNNQSREVEMSARGRFQLTGDPGKGSCSLVIRDAQREDEAQYFFRVERGTYVRYNFRNNGFLLQVTALTQKPDVYIPETLEPGQPVTVICVFNWASEECPAPSFSWTGTALFSQGTKPTTSHFSVLSFTPSPQDHDTNLTCHVDFSRKGVSAQRTVRLRVASWEGDGNGVWSSVLEAQKGQFLRLLCAADSQPPATLSWVLQDRVLSLSHPWGPRTLGLELPGVKAGDSGRYTCRAENRLGSQQRALDLSVQYPPQNLSVMVSQANRTVLENLGNGTSLLVLEGQSLRLVCVTHSSPPARLSWTQGGQTVGSSQPSDPGVLELPRVQVEQEGGFTCHAQHPLGSQHVSLRHSVHCKSGPVTGLVLVAVGEMATKILLLCLCLILLRVRSCRRKAARAALGMQAADTVTD
- the SIGLEC16 gene encoding sialic acid-binding Ig-like lectin 16 isoform X10 — encoded protein: MVTVPLPGFLLEEFPSPPGQPRSRMVPGQAQPQSPEMLLLPLLLPVLGAGSLNKDPSYSLQVQRLVTVQEGLCVMVPCNLSYPWDGWNESTAAYGYWFKEGTNTNAGAPVATNNQSREVEMSARGRFQLTGDPGKGSCSLVIRDAQREDEAQYFFRVERGTYVRYNFRNNGFLLQVTALTQKPDVYIPETLEPGQPVTVICVFNWASEECPAPSFSWTGTALFSQGTKPTTSHFSVLSFTPSPQDHDTNLTCHVDFSRKGVSAQRTVRLRVA